A single Vanacampus margaritifer isolate UIUO_Vmar chromosome 7, RoL_Vmar_1.0, whole genome shotgun sequence DNA region contains:
- the tnrc6c2 gene encoding trinucleotide repeat-containing gene 6C protein isoform X3, with amino-acid sequence MEEKKKKKQEEKIKKDITQKKAAEQKPKDISPKSGSAAHICQWGSSLHADSSSGANSWNKENIYRGDTEAWPSISRSRDPGQPAKPECPLGSANFSTDVSTVTTVSSTFLSMATGATGQPAHYTPLKSNNNMMTGPGSANTMSSNRGWGSDAKQDGMNGGRIGTPNHWGSPGFNLNLNPSANPSAWPVLGHESGGIIGPNGVSASSHPPGSGNGNVGNGTLGGGSTSTCGGGWVSMVGANENEQQRPSTNTSLSFDMETNLNTDGPNHTKQQAQEPMSPIHGLTGWGGQSPTESSQLNGDTTGSSVWGSGETKAADSPKDSGWDAAPPAGLSAWGRQGSSGGGSNGSGGWVDWGKSSGGGDATKGWDSVDSVISGSGQEQQLGSWGKQPGTAPASEGSGDSRDGHSHHRDRSSSMDYTPVLPRQDLDPRVLSNTGWGQTPIRQHTVWEMEEANSDDGKSNSSSDTFESSSSNGGSACTNGGTINPNIGTNLRPGSDGKHESEGSSGWRGPPPPPVETVSRWGDPPHSQKEASNGTTSGWGDPLPTNGPKNVGMTSWGSEDKSPSWDSDMTKRQSTNWGEAPLNSRGWGSSNGGANSSSTRDWGEPERKNNGSPSSMWEGEGGNGGNGGWKENPRGGIRGSGKLTSSSVNSGTWGENSRASGPVQGTWGSSKPTDSSGSSTGSGGGGSIGSWGGPGSVKQNTSGWSNVSKQDQGLESTGWEEPSPPSIRRKMEIDDGTSTWGDPGTFSKTGNMWDRNNPNNNPGNGGPPPIKNGGMITHNNNNHSVGPGNNNNNHHHGHPVHHHPHHGNAPSHLQHQHHGSNYGPPNSCVPHPGAGPQSRPPLANPGWGELPSVQPKSEPAWGEPAAPTSAVDNGTSAWGKPSGGVGGWGDGVHEPSGPYGRANGPSCAAPCKPAGPKPMQDSWGSAGEEMGMSTGQWDTEDGDMWSSPTSQENSSSCNSWGNGSKKGPSKGKMINKPDETWIMNRLIKQLTDMGFPRDPAEEALKSNNMNLDQAMSALLEKKTDLDKRSMGISDYSNGLNKPLVCRPSMLSKDSSDRNAFLDKDSVLSDDAPPSPFMPSPSLKLPLANSSLPGQGLGPGNSGLAMQNLNNRQIPSGMFGSSGAAQSRAMQQLQPPQPPVPPLNSSMPSLRAQVPQFLSPQVQAQLLQFAAKNIGLNPALLTSPINPQQMTLLYQLQQLQMAYQRLQIQQQMMQAQRNVSGPIRQQEQQVARTITNMQQQIQQHQRQLYQALLMKQQQQLPSHSASSSSSQAGLHAPGGPTGGPGSAKSTLDPFTGPHHAPGLADALHTKEPLSSPNAYSTYPLSGLNPNMNVNCIEVGGLSLKEPPQPQSRLSQWTHSNSMDSLGGNTSNLENNLNKHGAISAASSLGLPGKPSQLEDSYSPYNLMSGSDSPASSLVPPDSWGQGKNPNEKITNGNNINWPPEFCPGVPWKGLQNIDPENDPNMTPGSVPSGPTINTNIHDVNRYLLRDRNGGKLSDVKSTWSTGSITQNQASLTHELWKVPQGPRGSAAPSRPPPGLTNTKPSSTWGGNSLGLAQGWSGSYSSEGTTWSTDSSNRTSSWLVLRNLTPQIDGSTLRTLCMQHGPLITFHLNLTQGNALVRYSSKDEAAKAQKSLHMCVLGNTTILAEFAGEEEVNRFFAQGQSLASNNTTSWQANPGTNQNRMGGAATSHSMGQWSSGGGGGKASGGDLLWGGVPQYSSLWGPPSGEDARVIGSPTPINTLLPGDLLSGESM; translated from the exons ACATATCCCCCAAGAGTGGCTCTGCTGCCCATATTTGCCAGTGGGGCTCATCCTTGCATGCAGACAGCAGTTCTGGTGCCAACAGCTGgaacaaagaaaatatttacagAGGTGACACTGAAGCTTGGCCCTCCATTAGCCGCAGCAGGGACCCCGGTCAACCTGCAAAACCAGAATGCCCCTTGGGCTCAGCTAACTTCAGCACAGACGTCAGCACTGTCACTACCGTCAGTAGTACTTTTCTGAGTATGGCCACAGGTGCCACAGGCCAGCCGGCCCACTACACACCTCTCAAATCTAACAATAACATGATGACAGGACCTGGGTCAGCCAACACAATGTCCAGTAATAGAGGTTGGGGCTCAGATGCCAAACAAGatggaatgaatggtgggcgaatAGGAACGCCCAATCACTGGGGCTCACCCGGTTTTAACTTGAATCTCAATCCCAGTGCCAACCCCTCTGCGTGGCCTGTTCTCGGCCATGAGAGTGGCGGCATTATTGGCCCGAATGGGGTCTCCGCCTCATCTCACCCACCAGGGAGTGGAAATGGAAACGTAGGAAATGGTACTCTTGGAGGTGGAAGCACAAGCACTTGTGGCGGAGGTTGGGTTAGCATGGTTGGTGCTAATGAAAATGAACAGCAGCGCCCTTCGACTAACACGAGCTTGTCCTTCGATATGGAAACTAACCTTAACACTGATGGACCAAACCACACCAAGCAACAAGCTCAGGAGCCCATGAGCCCTATACATGGGTTAACCGGCTGGGGAGGTCAGTCGCCTACTGAATCATCCCAGCTCAATGGAGACACAACAGGCAGCTCTGTATGGGGTAGTGGTGAAACCAAGGCAGCTGACTCACCCAAGGACTCTGGCTGGGACGCAGCTCCCCCCGCAGGCCTCTCTGCTTGGGGTCGCCAAGGTAGTAGTGGTGGTGGGAGTAATGGAAGTGGTGGCTGGGTCGACTGGGGGAAATCCTCAGGAGGTGGAGATGCAACGAAAGGCTGGGACTCTGTTGATTCTGTCATTTCAGGTTCAGGTCAAGAGCAACAACTTGGCTCATGGGGTAAGCAGCCTGGAACTGCCCCAGCAAGTGAGGGTAGTGGGGACAGCAGAGATGGCCATTCTCACCACAGAGATAGGTCCTCAAGCATGGATTATACCCCTGTGTTACCCCGACAGGACTTGGACCCTCGGGTGCTGAGTAACACGGGTTGGGGACAGACTCCCATCCGACAGCACACAGTGTGGGAGATGGAAGAAGCAAACTCTGATGATGGGAAAAGTAACAGCAGCTCCGACACATTTGAAAGTTCTAGTTCCAATGGTGGATCTGCGTGCACCAACGGAGGCACCATCAACCCCAACATTGGTACCAATCTGAGGCCTGGATCTGATGGAAAACATGAAAGCGAAGGATCATCAGGCTGGCGAGGCCCTCCACCTCCGCCAGTTGAAACTGTATCTAGATGGGGTGATCCCCCACATTCACAGAAAGAAGCCTCTAATGGAACCACCAGTGGCTGGGGAGACCCCTTGCCTACCAACGGACCTAAAAATGTAGGCATGACATCTTGGGGGTCTGAGGACAAGTCACCTAGCTGGGACAGTGACATGACAAAAAGACAGTCCACTAATTGGGGGGAAGCCCCACTTAACTCCCGTGGTTGGGGAAGTAGTAATGGGGGTGCCAACAGTTCTAGCACGAGGGACTGGGGAGAACCAGAGCGCAAGAACAATGGTTCCCCCAGCAGCATGTGGGAAGGAGAAGGAGGAAATGGAGGTAATGGGGGATGGAAGGAAAATCCTAGAGGAGGAATTAGAGGAAGTGGTAAGCTTACTTCTTCTTCTGTAAATAGCGGCACTTGGGGAGAAAACTCCCGTGCCAGTGGCCCAGTGCAGGGCACCTGGGGCTCCTCCAAGCCCACTGACAGCAGTGGCAGCAGCACTGGTAGTGGAGGAGGGGGTAGCATTGGTTCTTGGGGAGGTCCTGGTTCTGTCAAACAGAACACCTCCGGCTGGAGCAATGTCAGCAAACAGGACCAAGGCTTGGAATCGACAGGTTGGGAGGAGCCCTCCCCTCCATCTATCCGCAGGAAGATGGAGATTGATGATGGAACATCCACCTGGGGTGATCCTGGCACATTCAGCAAGACTGGCAATATGTGGGATCGCAATAATCCTAATAATAATCCAGGCAACGGTGGCCCTCCCCCCATTAAGAATGGCGGCATGATcacacacaacaataacaatcaCTCTGTTGGCcctggcaacaacaacaacaatcaccaCCACGGCCATCCAGTGCACCACCATCCTCACCATGGCAACGCACCGAGCCATCTCCAACATCAACATCATGGAAGCAACTATGGGCCACCCAACAGTTGTGTCCCACACCCAGGTGCAGGCCCCCAGAGTCGACCTCCTCTTGCTAACCCAG GCTGGGGAGAGCTTCCCAGTGTTCAGCCGAAATCAGAGCCTGCTTGGGGAGAGCCTGCAGCTCCAACATCAGCTGTGGACAACGGCACCTCTGCTTGGGGCAAACCGTCAGGGGGTGTCGGCGGGTGGGGAGATGGTGTCCATGAGCCCTCCGGACCTTATGGGAGGGCCAACGGACCCTCCTGTGCTGCACCTTGCAAGCCTG CAGGTCCCAAACCTATGCAAGACAGCTGGGGGAGTGCAGGAGAGGAAATGGGTATGTCTACAGGTCAGTGGGACACTGAGGACGGGGACATGTGGAGCAGCCCCACCTCACAGGAGAACAGCTCCTCCTGCAATTCTTGGGGCAATGGATCCAAGAAGGGCCCGAGCAAG GGGAAGATGATTAACAAACCAGATGAGACCTGGATTATGAACCGTCTCATCAAACAGCTCACAGACATGGGTTTTCCG AGAGATCCTGCTGAGGAGGCATTGAAGAGCAACAACATGAATCTTGACCAGGCCATGA GCGCTCTGCTGGAGAAGAAGACTGACCTGGACAAGCGTAGTATGGGCATTTCTGATTACAGCAACGGTCTGAACAAGCCACTGGTGTGTCGACCATCCATGCTCTCTAAAGATTCCTCTGATCGCAACGCCTTCCTTGACAAG GATAGCGTTCTTTCCGACGATGCCCCCCCATCACCATTTATGCCTTCCCCCAGCCTGAAGCTCCCCCTGGCCAACAGTAGCCTTCCTGGGCAGGGTCTGGGACCAGGCAACTCGGGGCTGGCCATGCAAAACTTGAACAACAGACAG ATACCCAGTGGAATGTTTGGCAGCAGTGGAGCAGCACAAAGCCGGGCCATGCAGCAGCTGCAGCCTCCTCAGCCACCAGTGCCACCTCTGAATTCCTCCATGCCTAGTCTACGTGCTCAAGTGCCTCAGTTTCTCTCCCCTCAG GTCCAAGCACAGCTCTTGCAGTTTGCAGCAAAAAACATTGGTCTGAACCCTGCACTTTTAACCTCACCAATAAACCCTCAACAAATGACCCTGTTGTACCAACTTCAGCAACTGCAAATG gcatACCAGCGTTTACAAATCCAACAGCAGATGATGCAGGCGCAACGTAACGTTTCTGGTCCCATTCGACAACAAGAGCAGCAA GTCGcacgcacaatcaccaacatgCAGCAGCAGATCCAGCAGCACCAGCGTCAGCTCTACCAGGCGCTGTTgatgaagcagcagcagcagcttccCTCTCATTccgcctcctcgtcctcctcccaAGCTGGTCTGCATGCCCCCGGTGGCCCCACCGGAGGCCCCGGATCTGCAAAATCAACCCTGGACCCTTTCACAGGCCCACATCATGCTCCTGGCCTGGCCGACGCACTGCACACCAAAGAGCCGCTGTCTTCACCCAACGCCTACAGCACCTACCCTCTTT CTGGACTGAATCCAAACATGAATGTAAACTGCATCGAGGTTGGGGGTCTGTCCCTGAAGGAGCCCCCTCAGCCCCAGTCCCGCCTGTCCCAGTGGACGCACTCCAACTCCATGGACAGCCTCGGTGGCAACACCTCAAACCTGGAGAACAACCTCAACAAGCACG GTGCCATATCTGCTGCCTCTAGCTTGGGCCTCCCTGGAAAGCCCTCACAGCTAGAGGATTCCTATAGCCCATACAATCTGATGTCCGGCTCGGACTCCCCCGCCAGCTCCTTGGTACCCCCAGATAGCTGGGGCCAAGGCAAGAACCCCAATGAAAAGATCACCAATGGGAACAACATTAACTGGCCCCCAG AATTCTGCCCAGGTGTGCCATGGAAGGGCCTTCAGAACATTGACCCTGAGAATGACCCCAATATGACCCCTGGTAGCGTCCCCAGCGGTCCCACCATCAACACAAACATCCATGACGTCAACAGATACCTTCTGCGTGACAGGAACGGAG gCAAACTGTCTGATGTGAAGTCTACCTGGTCCACGGGGTCCATAACCCAGAACCAAGCCTCCCTGACCCACGAGCTATGGAAAGTCCCTCAAGGCCCACGCGGCTCCGCAGCCCCATCCCGACCCCCACCAGGCCTCACCAACACCAAACCTTCTTCTACCTGGGGGGGCAACTCACTGGGCCTAGCCCAAGGCTGGAGTGGCTCTTACTCCTCTG AGGGAACCACCTGGAGTACAGACAGCTCCAACAGGACCAGCAGCTGGCTGGTGCTGAGAAATCTCACACCTCAA ATTGACGGTTCGACCCTGCGGACCCTGTGCATGCAGCACGGCCCATTGATCACATTCCACCTCAACCTGACCCAAGGGAACGCCCTGGTGCGCTACAGCTCCAAGGATGAGGCCGCCAAGGCCCAGAAGTCTCTGCACAT GTGTGTGCTCGGCAACACCACCATCCTGGCAGAGTTTGCTGGCGAGGAGGAGGTGAACCGCTTCTTTGCACAAGGCCAGTCGCTGGCCTCAAACAACACCACCAGCTGGCAGGCTAACCCGGGAACCAATCAGAATCGAATGGGCGGGGCAGCCACGTCCCACTCCATGGGCCAGTGGAGCAGCGGCGGCGGTGGAGGCAAGGCCAGCGGAGGCGACCTGCTTTGGGGGGGAGTGCCCCAATACTCCAGCCTGTGGGGACCTCCGAGCGGGGAGGACGCACGCGTGATCGGGAGCCCCACCCCCATTAATACCCTGCTGCCTGGAGACCTGCTGAGTGGGGAGTCCATGTAG